From the genome of Candidatus Kapaibacterium sp., one region includes:
- a CDS encoding exonuclease SbcCD subunit D, which produces MIRLLHTADWHLGKRLRQFNRLEEQCRALESLVLHADEQKVHAILIAGDVYDSANPPAEAQTLCFKVLHELARGGERPVIVIAGNHDSPERLESAACWGYPLGVLLLGSLDSTLPQAGTHLGKAVVSYSANGILELQHPRWPFDVRFLLTPYVSPYRLQQIVDTQLPAWLRTQWEERLQSRAHVPMPTVLVAHLYCSADGIVLQEDEEERPISFGNEAFSPDDFPSMVHYVALGHLHQFQIIRQSSPTIAYSGSLLQYSFSDTNPNKVALLVELNPNGVQINPLPLSGGYPLYRLICQNSQEALQRLQNLPSEAYVELLLYSDAPLSPEELQQLRGSHRHLFITPVKLQQELSEFSSPEALLDDIETLFTTFFRYKERQDPDAAMVELFREVLQRHRALQHDT; this is translated from the coding sequence ATGATACGTCTCCTTCATACAGCAGACTGGCATTTGGGGAAACGCCTACGGCAATTCAATCGCCTGGAAGAACAGTGCCGAGCATTGGAATCCCTCGTGCTCCATGCAGATGAGCAGAAAGTCCATGCCATCCTGATCGCCGGCGATGTCTACGACAGTGCTAACCCTCCTGCTGAAGCCCAGACACTCTGCTTTAAGGTCCTGCACGAGCTGGCCCGCGGAGGCGAGCGGCCGGTCATTGTCATCGCCGGCAACCACGACTCCCCAGAGCGCCTGGAGTCAGCAGCTTGCTGGGGCTATCCCTTAGGGGTCCTACTCCTCGGCTCTCTGGATTCCACCCTACCACAGGCCGGGACACACCTTGGGAAAGCTGTCGTCTCCTACAGCGCCAACGGAATATTGGAGCTTCAGCACCCCCGCTGGCCCTTTGACGTGCGCTTCCTGCTAACACCCTACGTCTCCCCGTACCGACTCCAGCAAATCGTAGACACTCAGCTCCCCGCATGGCTGAGAACGCAGTGGGAAGAACGCCTGCAGAGCCGCGCTCATGTTCCCATGCCAACAGTTCTCGTGGCACACCTTTACTGCTCCGCAGATGGCATAGTCCTGCAGGAGGACGAGGAAGAGCGTCCCATCAGCTTCGGTAACGAAGCATTCTCGCCAGACGATTTCCCATCAATGGTCCACTACGTAGCCCTAGGACACCTCCACCAGTTCCAGATCATCCGCCAATCTTCACCAACGATTGCCTACTCGGGCAGCCTGCTACAGTACTCCTTCTCCGACACCAATCCCAACAAAGTCGCGCTCCTCGTAGAACTCAACCCCAATGGTGTCCAGATCAACCCCCTACCACTCTCCGGCGGCTACCCTCTATATCGCCTCATCTGCCAGAACAGCCAAGAGGCTCTGCAGCGGCTCCAGAACTTACCGAGCGAAGCGTACGTGGAGCTGCTGCTGTACTCTGATGCCCCTTTAAGCCCTGAGGAGCTACAACAGCTCCGGGGTTCCCATCGGCACCTCTTCATCACCCCCGTGAAGCTGCAGCAGGAGCTTTCGGAATTCTCATCCCCTGAGGCTCTCCTCGACGACATCGAGACCCTCTTCACCACTTTCTTCCGCTACAAGGAGAGACAGGACCCAGACGCGGCAATGGTAGAGCTCTTCCGAGAAGTTCTGCAACGGCATAGAGCCTTGCAACACGATACCTAG
- a CDS encoding acylphosphatase, translating into MALQRAHIRVRGFVQGVGFRYFVLHHARSLGLVGYVRNCPGGEVEAVVEGEAERIEELVRLMRFGPPAARVDAVELEWESPTGEFTVFEIRRGR; encoded by the coding sequence ATGGCATTGCAGCGTGCGCACATCCGAGTCCGCGGTTTCGTTCAAGGTGTGGGCTTTCGCTACTTCGTCCTACACCACGCTCGCTCGCTAGGCCTTGTGGGGTACGTGCGTAATTGCCCAGGGGGCGAGGTGGAAGCGGTTGTTGAGGGAGAAGCAGAGCGAATCGAGGAGCTGGTGCGACTGATGCGCTTCGGGCCACCGGCTGCACGGGTAGACGCTGTGGAGCTTGAATGGGAATCTCCTACAGGGGAGTTCACCGTGTTTGAAATTCGGCGGGGCAGGTGA
- a CDS encoding SMC family ATPase, which produces MIPLELTIEGLFSYSTKQRIDFGPLVDAGLFGIIGPTGSGKSAIVEAMLLALYAECPRKPRNKSIAVIMNPKSQKVSVDFTFLLDTHDGQHLYQCRYRANEKGRLLHQLFQSHSGKWRQVSGNTANEVAKLLGLDYDNFCRAILLPQGQFQNFLTLDSGDRAEALQKLFQLHRYDFSLTIRDVRQEANLSKKSLEQQLNQYRESASEELLQSLQEELEEAKAKQEELKQRHQELLHREQGFQRLAEQYQQYQRLRQELQDLHRQYPDVDERCQRLEHLLHCRERLLRPWQQLQNKLEHRRKLQDQLIPLQQAADELQNSLSPLQRRYEELRSLADSHELSPEIIQLYDDAAQAAALRERLTELDLERQELSQQLASLQHSRQRLEEELEALRKQRQRLIDELKSYAELHELVDWHSVDKALRNQHSELSDELRKCNEKIAEAEAEFLRRCGELSEEYRPQSPHSDELEQVEDRLRSAIEQHQRQHERLRQRQSAAELAQLLEPHQPCPVCGSLDHPSPALSDPHLQEELEKSLEQLSVLQGWLEYLRTLRNDYAARFEVLEGQRREIESKLESIQQKIAEHRRSFTWSGWSPDALEHQLQVARQRYGQLQQELQDLNTEERERLEQLEEYRRQELERREYYNRLSNDYAQSSSSYEHLCQRVKDYDESLLHYTQETLRKLHEELKARRQQVEEELPRVQKGLQEKQTEFDRVQGQIETLRKQLAEMEAEIDKCHQDFRAACEAEGLLLAEAQQLLQHPYDELYKELSELRDLQRRLKMLQEECDRLSTETARYQPDEHERICTERARLERELEELAERQGALKRQLEEVQQARERYAQLSQEYEKLCVRCDRIEKLARLFQGNAFINFIAASYMDGICNRANEYLRKWTYGLLELGVREGGRELCVRDFSYEGREREISTLSGGQLFQASLALALALSDMVRANSRLRRCLLFIDEGFGSLDRESLQIVMGTLHQLRRQGRLIGIISHREELQQELEAYLKVGENSSHGENSLQLARQ; this is translated from the coding sequence ATGATCCCGCTGGAGTTGACCATTGAAGGCCTCTTTTCGTACAGCACTAAGCAGCGGATAGACTTCGGCCCGCTCGTAGATGCAGGCCTCTTCGGCATCATAGGGCCAACAGGGAGTGGCAAGTCGGCGATCGTCGAAGCAATGCTGCTGGCCCTCTATGCTGAATGCCCTCGGAAGCCCCGGAACAAGAGTATCGCCGTCATCATGAACCCCAAGAGCCAAAAAGTCAGCGTAGATTTCACCTTCCTTCTGGACACTCACGATGGTCAGCATCTCTACCAATGTCGCTACCGAGCCAACGAGAAGGGCAGACTCCTCCATCAGCTCTTCCAATCCCACTCCGGAAAATGGCGACAAGTCAGTGGAAATACAGCCAACGAAGTTGCTAAGCTGCTTGGCTTGGACTACGACAACTTCTGCCGCGCCATCCTCTTGCCACAGGGGCAATTCCAGAACTTCTTGACACTGGACTCCGGAGACCGCGCCGAAGCACTCCAAAAGCTGTTCCAGCTCCACCGCTACGACTTCTCACTGACTATCCGCGACGTGAGGCAAGAAGCCAACCTCAGCAAGAAGAGCCTGGAACAGCAGCTGAATCAATACAGAGAATCCGCCTCCGAAGAGCTGCTTCAGAGCCTACAGGAAGAGCTGGAAGAAGCTAAGGCCAAGCAGGAAGAGCTGAAGCAGCGCCACCAAGAGCTGCTCCACAGAGAGCAGGGGTTCCAGCGGCTTGCCGAGCAATACCAACAGTACCAGAGACTCCGCCAAGAGCTACAGGATCTACACCGGCAGTACCCAGATGTGGATGAACGATGCCAACGACTTGAGCACCTCCTCCACTGCCGTGAGCGGCTGCTCCGACCCTGGCAGCAACTGCAAAACAAACTGGAACATCGCCGTAAGCTCCAGGACCAACTCATCCCATTGCAGCAAGCGGCTGATGAGCTCCAGAACTCTCTAAGTCCCCTCCAACGGCGCTATGAAGAGTTGCGGTCGCTTGCCGACAGCCACGAGCTCAGCCCTGAGATCATCCAACTTTACGACGACGCTGCGCAAGCTGCAGCGCTCCGAGAGAGGCTGACCGAACTAGATCTCGAACGCCAGGAACTCAGCCAACAGCTTGCCTCTCTACAGCACTCCCGTCAGCGGCTTGAAGAGGAGTTAGAGGCTCTCCGCAAACAGCGCCAACGGCTTATCGATGAGTTGAAGTCGTATGCAGAGCTTCACGAGCTGGTCGATTGGCACAGCGTAGACAAGGCGCTTCGGAATCAGCACAGCGAGCTTAGCGATGAACTTCGGAAGTGCAACGAAAAAATAGCCGAAGCGGAAGCGGAGTTCCTCCGAAGATGTGGTGAACTGTCAGAGGAATACCGGCCCCAGAGTCCCCACTCCGACGAGCTTGAGCAAGTGGAGGACCGACTCCGCTCTGCTATAGAGCAGCATCAGCGGCAACATGAGCGCTTGCGGCAACGCCAGAGCGCAGCTGAGCTGGCACAGCTTCTTGAGCCACATCAGCCCTGCCCCGTGTGTGGCTCCCTCGACCATCCCTCCCCCGCTCTCTCCGACCCGCACCTTCAGGAGGAGCTTGAGAAGAGCCTGGAACAGCTCTCCGTGCTCCAGGGATGGCTGGAATACCTTCGCACTCTTCGAAACGACTATGCAGCACGCTTTGAAGTGCTCGAAGGGCAGCGCCGTGAGATAGAGTCTAAGCTGGAGTCCATCCAGCAGAAAATTGCTGAACACCGACGCTCGTTTACGTGGTCTGGCTGGTCTCCTGATGCACTAGAGCATCAACTACAGGTTGCAAGGCAGCGCTATGGGCAGCTCCAGCAGGAACTCCAAGATCTCAATACCGAGGAGCGCGAACGCCTCGAACAGCTCGAGGAGTACAGACGCCAAGAACTCGAACGCCGAGAGTACTACAACCGCTTATCAAATGACTACGCTCAGAGCAGCAGCTCCTACGAGCACCTTTGCCAAAGAGTGAAGGACTACGACGAATCTCTTCTCCACTACACCCAGGAGACGCTCCGCAAGCTCCACGAGGAGCTCAAAGCCAGACGGCAGCAGGTAGAAGAAGAACTCCCCAGGGTGCAGAAAGGGCTTCAGGAGAAGCAGACCGAGTTCGACAGGGTACAGGGGCAGATAGAAACCCTTCGCAAGCAGCTTGCCGAGATGGAAGCTGAAATTGACAAATGCCACCAAGACTTCCGAGCAGCATGTGAAGCGGAAGGTCTATTGCTCGCCGAAGCACAACAGCTTCTCCAGCACCCGTATGATGAACTCTACAAGGAGCTCAGCGAGCTGCGGGACCTCCAAAGGCGCCTGAAAATGCTTCAGGAGGAATGTGATCGCCTCAGCACAGAAACCGCTCGCTACCAGCCCGACGAGCACGAGCGTATCTGCACAGAGCGGGCTCGTCTCGAGCGAGAGCTAGAGGAATTGGCAGAACGCCAAGGGGCCCTAAAGCGACAGCTCGAAGAGGTACAGCAAGCCCGCGAGCGGTACGCTCAGCTTTCGCAGGAGTACGAAAAGCTCTGCGTCCGATGCGACCGCATCGAGAAGCTGGCAAGGCTCTTCCAAGGCAATGCCTTCATCAACTTCATCGCCGCGTCCTACATGGATGGCATCTGCAATAGGGCCAACGAGTACCTGCGGAAGTGGACATATGGTCTCTTGGAGCTGGGGGTGAGAGAGGGCGGAAGGGAGCTATGTGTCCGAGACTTCAGCTACGAAGGAAGGGAGAGGGAAATCAGCACCCTATCTGGAGGGCAGCTCTTCCAGGCTTCCCTGGCATTAGCTCTGGCCCTTTCAGACATGGTCCGCGCAAATTCCCGACTCCGACGATGCCTGCTCTTCATCGATGAAGGATTCGGCAGCCTAGACCGCGAGAGTCTCCAGATCGTCATGGGGACCCTCCACCAACTCCGCCGCCAAGGACGCCTGATAGGGATTATCTCGCACCGAGAAGAACTCCAGCAAGAGCTGGAGGCCTACCTCAAGGTTGGAGAGAACTCCTCGCATGGAGAGAACTCCTTGCAGCTCGCGCGTCAGTAG
- a CDS encoding patatin-like phospholipase family protein — protein sequence MARLKLRRYGALVLLGWNAVGATEVEWRIPEPWRLAPPLVIVLSGGGARGIAQLGVLEVLEQHGWVPDGIVGTSIGAILGGLYASGYTVQELQEIVWRTNWEELLSLREHERAQLFVDQRQEEDRSLLTLSFDAFRPVLPLALSPGTRMTAYLQELVWGAPYRSSDFDQLWCRFRAVATDLLRGRAVVLRRGDLAMALRASAVFPLRYVPVRWDSLLLVDGGLEANLPVRLARQEFPEAVIVAVNTTAPLRTEAQLTTPWAIADQSISLVMQRFIEQDRAAADVLIEPALGHHGTLEFRDFATLIARGREAAVAALPQLQQRYRMFWDSLAQVYAQRFGAGYAARVAEIRWSGFTAEEEEALEHLRSRTLPEALSGILWLSARGGYRQLVVRAGWDGRGIVLSCHVEPYPECRALELWGMPAGVAELLARMAAVGERCRTGGPAQRRLEWRLRRALKALDLDTLVPRTWSVADSCLYAWLEREHVWRVECSGVSPQECRDVQEFLTLEEGRPIMWQRFWPRWQGLQHSGLFRSLEAYREQDGERVTFRLRLSRVPPQQVHFGLRTDNERYTRLWLEAVHRQGVIPQMEVRAAGIVGPRDGAVSLQVALQRRSADIGAAVQARLYASSRLVRLFERRPTSTGWEVITTGDARQQRYGIRLGLRLPFQPVDVIEGWLSYERQREAPEGQAVPFATILLWGTAFGHDSRDRTEFPRQGRLARLSFEGALPRWFEATVGFTRLEVAFGRSYRVWWGHSLWTELHFAAGDIAMPQIEFFSLGGLRSFWALREDELVGRQLVRLSALYQLPVPPILGLPSSLALRYDVGGVWIAPQQIRLGSLQHGVGLGVCVETPLGLAVATLARGFEFSRGVPALRWGPTVVAFMLGSALP from the coding sequence ATGGCACGGCTGAAACTCCGTAGATACGGGGCCCTTGTGCTACTGGGGTGGAACGCTGTAGGGGCGACGGAGGTAGAGTGGAGAATTCCGGAACCGTGGCGACTAGCTCCGCCGCTGGTCATCGTGTTGAGTGGCGGCGGCGCCCGCGGGATTGCTCAGCTGGGGGTCTTGGAGGTCTTAGAGCAGCACGGTTGGGTTCCTGATGGGATTGTTGGCACCAGCATCGGGGCTATCCTCGGCGGGCTCTATGCCAGCGGCTATACTGTGCAGGAGCTCCAAGAGATCGTGTGGCGCACGAACTGGGAGGAGTTGCTGTCCCTCCGCGAGCATGAGCGTGCTCAACTCTTCGTAGACCAGCGTCAGGAGGAGGATCGCAGCTTGCTGACGCTCTCGTTCGATGCTTTCCGTCCCGTGCTGCCGTTGGCACTCTCCCCTGGAACGCGGATGACAGCCTACTTGCAGGAGCTGGTATGGGGGGCTCCCTACCGCTCTTCGGATTTCGACCAATTGTGGTGCCGCTTCCGGGCCGTTGCTACGGATCTGCTGCGGGGACGAGCTGTTGTCCTGCGTCGTGGAGACTTAGCGATGGCACTACGGGCAAGCGCAGTCTTCCCGCTGCGGTACGTCCCTGTGCGCTGGGATTCCCTGCTGCTGGTAGATGGAGGATTGGAGGCCAATCTCCCCGTGCGGTTGGCGCGGCAGGAGTTCCCGGAAGCTGTCATCGTTGCTGTCAACACAACGGCGCCGCTCCGTACGGAGGCGCAGCTTACGACCCCGTGGGCGATTGCTGATCAGAGCATCTCGCTCGTAATGCAGCGCTTCATCGAGCAAGACCGGGCTGCAGCCGATGTCCTCATTGAGCCGGCGTTGGGGCACCACGGGACGCTGGAGTTCCGCGACTTCGCAACACTCATTGCGCGGGGGCGTGAAGCGGCAGTAGCGGCGCTACCACAGCTCCAGCAGCGGTATCGGATGTTCTGGGATTCACTTGCCCAAGTGTATGCTCAGCGCTTCGGCGCTGGTTATGCTGCCCGAGTGGCGGAGATTCGTTGGAGTGGCTTTACAGCAGAGGAGGAGGAAGCTCTGGAACACCTCCGCAGTCGGACGCTGCCGGAAGCGCTATCAGGTATTCTTTGGCTTAGTGCCCGAGGGGGCTACCGACAGCTCGTGGTGCGCGCGGGCTGGGACGGTAGAGGGATTGTTCTCTCCTGCCATGTGGAGCCGTATCCAGAATGTCGGGCATTGGAACTGTGGGGGATGCCGGCGGGGGTAGCCGAGCTTCTGGCCCGGATGGCTGCAGTGGGTGAGCGCTGTAGGACGGGAGGGCCCGCTCAGCGTCGGCTGGAGTGGCGACTGCGCCGTGCTCTCAAGGCCCTAGACCTTGATACGTTGGTGCCCCGAACGTGGAGTGTGGCAGATTCCTGCCTCTACGCGTGGCTTGAGCGCGAGCATGTGTGGAGGGTGGAATGTAGCGGGGTCTCACCCCAAGAGTGCCGCGATGTGCAGGAGTTCTTAACACTGGAGGAGGGAAGACCCATCATGTGGCAGCGCTTCTGGCCTCGGTGGCAAGGGCTGCAGCATTCTGGACTCTTCCGCAGCTTGGAGGCGTATCGGGAGCAGGACGGGGAGAGGGTAACCTTCCGCCTGCGACTCTCTCGGGTTCCTCCGCAGCAAGTCCATTTCGGGCTGCGAACTGACAACGAGCGTTACACACGCCTGTGGCTCGAGGCTGTTCACCGGCAAGGCGTCATACCGCAGATGGAGGTGCGAGCAGCGGGCATCGTTGGACCACGCGATGGGGCTGTCAGTCTGCAGGTAGCCCTGCAGCGGCGTTCGGCTGACATCGGAGCGGCGGTGCAGGCTCGGCTCTACGCCAGCAGCCGATTGGTCCGGCTCTTCGAGAGAAGGCCGACGTCAACGGGATGGGAGGTCATCACCACCGGGGACGCACGCCAGCAGCGGTACGGGATACGGCTGGGACTCCGCCTTCCCTTTCAGCCGGTAGATGTTATCGAAGGCTGGCTTTCATACGAGCGACAGCGAGAAGCTCCGGAGGGGCAAGCGGTGCCGTTTGCTACGATCCTCCTTTGGGGTACCGCATTTGGGCACGACAGTCGAGATCGCACCGAATTCCCGAGGCAGGGGCGCCTTGCGCGGCTCAGCTTCGAAGGTGCGCTCCCTCGGTGGTTTGAGGCCACCGTTGGTTTCACACGCTTGGAGGTTGCCTTCGGCCGATCCTACCGCGTGTGGTGGGGGCACAGCTTGTGGACGGAGCTCCACTTTGCCGCGGGGGATATCGCGATGCCCCAAATAGAGTTCTTCTCCCTGGGAGGACTCCGGAGCTTCTGGGCACTTCGGGAGGATGAGCTCGTAGGTCGCCAGCTCGTTCGGCTGAGCGCTCTGTACCAGCTTCCCGTGCCGCCAATCCTTGGGCTGCCGAGCAGCCTTGCGCTTCGCTATGACGTGGGGGGCGTCTGGATAGCACCGCAGCAGATTCGGTTGGGGTCGCTGCAGCATGGGGTTGGGTTGGGTGTCTGTGTGGAGACACCGCTTGGCTTGGCGGTAGCGACCCTTGCGCGGGGGTTTGAGTTCTCTCGCGGTGTTCCAGCATTACGCTGGGGACCAACCGTTGTAGCATTCATGCTGGGGAGTGCGTTGCCATGA
- a CDS encoding SDR family NAD(P)-dependent oxidoreductase codes for MELQPETVVLITGASSGIGAAAACRFAQEGVRVAIAARRRERLEAVEQELRCSGSEVLAVPTDVADPEQARNLVERVLQQWGRIDVLLLNAGRGNLAAVEETTPEQLWRIFAVNAFALWYVTAPALPHMKRRGTGHILVVASVAGKWGYPYMSAYVAAKHAAVGFVAALRTELLETGIEATVVCPAAVETEWGEVSEGGPIGVLYQEGIRRSKEIARERGIPLAPLPKILTPEAIAEQLVEIVRNPSKADVFTHAGTEELALLAARDRRELEQRMLPFYLGVRQVYEEWRRHGTAETP; via the coding sequence ATGGAGTTGCAGCCAGAGACGGTTGTGCTGATTACGGGGGCTTCTTCAGGGATTGGGGCAGCAGCAGCATGCCGCTTTGCACAGGAGGGGGTCCGAGTGGCCATCGCAGCACGACGTCGGGAGCGCTTGGAGGCAGTCGAGCAGGAGCTACGGTGTTCTGGCTCGGAGGTGCTTGCTGTTCCGACCGATGTAGCTGATCCTGAGCAGGCTCGAAACCTCGTGGAACGAGTCCTTCAGCAGTGGGGGAGGATTGACGTCTTGCTGCTCAACGCAGGGCGGGGAAACTTGGCGGCCGTTGAGGAGACGACGCCCGAGCAGCTCTGGCGGATTTTCGCTGTCAACGCATTCGCTCTTTGGTACGTCACGGCACCTGCACTTCCCCATATGAAGCGGCGTGGCACGGGGCATATCTTGGTCGTTGCCAGCGTTGCCGGCAAGTGGGGATACCCGTACATGAGCGCGTACGTCGCTGCAAAGCACGCTGCCGTTGGGTTCGTGGCGGCTCTTCGGACGGAGCTGCTGGAGACAGGGATTGAGGCGACTGTCGTCTGCCCAGCGGCAGTAGAGACGGAGTGGGGAGAGGTCAGCGAGGGTGGACCCATAGGAGTGCTGTACCAAGAGGGCATCCGGCGCTCTAAGGAGATTGCTCGTGAGCGCGGTATCCCTCTGGCACCGCTGCCGAAGATTCTCACACCCGAAGCCATTGCGGAGCAGCTTGTGGAAATCGTTCGGAATCCTTCCAAGGCAGATGTCTTTACCCACGCAGGGACAGAGGAGCTGGCGCTTCTGGCGGCGCGTGACCGGCGGGAGCTGGAGCAACGGATGCTGCCGTTCTACTTGGGGGTCCGGCAGGTCTACGAGGAGTGGCGTCGCCATGGCACGGCTGAAACTCCGTAG